In Scomber scombrus chromosome 17, fScoSco1.1, whole genome shotgun sequence, the following proteins share a genomic window:
- the LOC133997239 gene encoding NLR family CARD domain-containing protein 3-like: MADSNPKEDLLRTLQNLGENDFKAFKWYLEQPEVLEDLPTIPKSRLEKADRCDTVDLMVQTYSENTLQVTKKVVGKMNKQCSHTISKQILAMCQHKVKSNLKEKFQNLFEKITKAGNSKLLQEFFTEIYILTQETGEVNMEHEIRQIETASRKPDRPGTTIRQEDIFKASPGRDKPIRTVMTKGVAGIGKTVLTQKFTLDWAEDKANQDIHFTFPFTFRELNVLKEKKYSLVELVHLFFTETKEAGIYRFEEFQVVFIFDGLDECRLPLDFHNNEILTDVTESTSVDVLLTNLIRGKLLPSARLWITTRPAAANQIPPECVGMVTEVRGFTDPQKEEYFRKIFRDEEQASTIISHIKTSRSLHIMCHMPVFCWITATVLENALKRRKRRELPKSLTEMYIHLLVVQAKLKNIKYDGGTKRDPHWSPENRTMIESLGKLAFEQLQKGNLIFYESDLTECGIDIRAASVCSGVFTEIFKEEKGLYQDKVFCFVHLSIQEFLAALHVNLTFIKSGVNLLAEEQTTSQTGFYQSAVDEALKSPNGHLDLFLRFLLGLSLKTNQMLLRGLLTQTGSSSQTNQEAVEYIKKKISENVSAERSMNLFHCLNELNDRSLVEDIQHYLRSGSLSTDKLSPAQWSALVFILLSSEKDLDVFDLKKYSASEEALLRLLPVVKASHKAL; this comes from the exons ATGGCAGACTCTAACCCTAAAGAGGATCTCTTGAGAACTTTACAGAATTTGGgagaaaatgactttaaagCATTTAAGTGGTACCTGGAGCAGCCTGAGGTTCTGGAAGACCTCCCAACAATCCCAAAGAGTCGACTGGAGAAGGCAGACCGGTGCGACACAGTGGATCTGATGGTTCAGACCTACAGTGAAAACACTCTGCAGGTGACCAAAAAGGTTGTGGGGAAGATGAATAAGCAATGCTCACACACCATCTCTAAAC AGATTCTAGCCATGTGTCAGCATAAAGTCAAATCAAACCTCAAGGAGAAATTTCAAAATTTGTTTGAGAAAATCACAAAAGCAGGAAATTCAAAACTTCTACAAGAGTTCTTCACCGAGATCTACATACTAACGCAAGAAACTGGAGAGGTGAACAtggaacatgagatcagacagattgaaacagcatccaggaaaccagacagaccaggaacaacaatcagacaagaagacatctttaaagcctcacctggaagagataaaccaatcagaacagtgatgacaaagggagtggctggcattgggaaaacagtcttaacacagaagttcactctggactgggctgaagacaaagccaaccaggacatacacttcacatttccattcaccttcagagagctgaatgtgctgaaagagaaaaagtacagcttggtggaacttgttcatctcttctttactgaaaccaaagaagcaggaatctacaggtttgaagagttccaggttgtgttcatctttgacggtctggatgagtgtcgacttcctctggacttccacaacaatgagatcctgactgatgttacagagtccacctcagtggatgtgctgctgacaaacctcatcaggggtaaactgcttccctctgctcgcctctggataaccacacgacctgcagcagccaatcagatccctcctgagtgtgtcggcatggtgacagaggtcagagggttcactgacccacagaaggaggagtacttcaggaagatattcagagatgaggagcaggccagcaccatcatctcccacatcaagacatcacgaagcctccacatcatgtgccacatgccagtcttctgctggatcactgctacagttctggagaaTGCgttgaaaagaagaaagagaagagagctgCCCAAgtccctgactgagatgtacatccacctCCTGGTGGTTCAggccaaactgaagaacatcaagtatgatggaggaacTAAGagagatccacactggagtccagagaacAGAacgatgattgagtctctgggaaaactggcttttgagcagctgcagaaaggcaacctgatcttctatgaatcagacctgacagagtgtggcatcgatatcagagcagcctcagtgtgctcaggagtgttcacagaGATATTTAAAGAGGAGaaagggctgtaccaggacaaggtgttctgcttcgtccatctgagcattcaggagtttctggctgctctacATGTcaatctgacattcatcaagtctggagtcaatctgctggcagaagaacaaacaacatcccagACAggtttctaccagagtgctgtggacgaggccttaaagagtccaaatggacacctggacttgttcctccgcttcctcctgggtctttcactgaaGACCAATCAGAtgctcctacgaggtctgctgacacagacaggaagtagctcacagaccaatcaggaagcagtcgagtacatcaagaagaagatcagtgagaatgtgtctgcagagagaagcatgaatctgttccactgtctgaatgaactgaatgatcgttctctagtggaggacaTCCAACactacctgagatcaggaagtctttccacagataaactgtctcctgctcagtggtcagctctggtcttcatcttactgtcatcagaaaaagatctggacgtgtttgacctgaagaaatactctgcttcagaggaggctcttctgaggctgctgccagtggtcaaagcttCACATAAAGCTCTGTAA